From Pulveribacter suum, a single genomic window includes:
- a CDS encoding alkaline phosphatase D family protein — translation MQRHDDNKPLTNLFQAGSPPTDTGRRRFVRQLTLGAAALGTLPLAACGGGGDGDAPAVQFAHGVASGDPLADRVMLWTRVTPPADFTGDIPVQWEVASDAAFSAIVARGETRTSAARDFTVKVDATGLKSATAYHYRFKAFEATSPAARTRTLPAGSVAQVKLAVFSCANYPAGYFNVYADAARRGDLDATVHLGDYVYEYARGGYASGNAAALGRLSQPANEVLTLQDYRTRHAQYRSDGDLQALHAIAPMIAVWDDHEIANDTWANGAENHQSPTEGSFAVRKAAALQAYHEWMPTRNAQPDLIYRSFAFGDLLALHMLDTRVVGRDEQLDYAAFFTPTGFDAAGFTAAVGNPARQLMGTAQTQWLQQQMQASGATWQVLGQQVLMGRMNIPAPILMETLQPGSGVTVSRYAAIAAQAQSAPQTLTPEEQAILAQPAIPYNLDAWDGYQAARETVLGMARALNKNLVVLAGDTHNAWASELRDMSGNPVGVEFATSSVSSPGFEEYLPGEDPALLAGALLRLVEPLKYCDTARRGYMVVTATAAECRAQWVYVNTITSRQFTASAEATLAVKAGAPGRLVQG, via the coding sequence ATGCAGCGCCACGACGACAACAAACCCCTCACCAACCTGTTTCAGGCCGGCAGCCCACCCACCGACACCGGCCGTCGCCGCTTCGTGCGCCAGCTCACGCTGGGCGCGGCCGCGCTTGGGACCCTGCCTCTGGCTGCCTGCGGCGGTGGCGGCGACGGCGATGCGCCCGCCGTGCAGTTTGCCCACGGCGTGGCCAGCGGCGACCCGCTGGCCGACCGCGTGATGCTCTGGACCCGCGTGACCCCGCCGGCAGACTTCACCGGCGACATCCCCGTGCAATGGGAAGTGGCCAGCGACGCGGCCTTCTCCGCCATCGTCGCGCGCGGCGAAACCCGTACCAGCGCCGCACGCGACTTCACCGTGAAGGTGGATGCTACCGGTCTCAAGTCCGCCACGGCCTACCACTATCGCTTCAAGGCCTTCGAAGCCACCTCGCCCGCCGCCCGCACGCGCACCCTGCCCGCGGGCAGCGTGGCCCAGGTGAAGCTGGCCGTGTTCTCCTGCGCCAACTACCCGGCGGGCTACTTCAATGTGTATGCGGACGCCGCGCGCCGCGGCGATCTGGACGCCACCGTGCACCTGGGCGACTACGTGTACGAGTACGCCCGCGGCGGCTATGCCTCGGGCAACGCTGCGGCCCTGGGCCGCCTGTCGCAGCCCGCGAACGAGGTCCTCACGCTGCAGGACTATCGCACGCGCCATGCCCAGTACCGCAGCGATGGCGACCTGCAGGCCCTGCACGCCATCGCCCCCATGATCGCCGTGTGGGACGACCACGAGATCGCCAACGACACCTGGGCAAATGGCGCCGAGAACCACCAGAGCCCCACTGAGGGCAGCTTCGCCGTGCGCAAGGCCGCGGCGCTGCAGGCTTACCACGAGTGGATGCCTACCCGCAACGCCCAGCCGGACCTCATCTACCGCAGCTTTGCTTTCGGCGACCTGCTGGCCCTGCACATGCTGGACACGCGCGTGGTGGGCCGCGACGAGCAGCTCGACTACGCCGCCTTCTTCACGCCCACGGGCTTCGACGCCGCCGGCTTCACCGCGGCCGTGGGCAACCCCGCGCGCCAGCTCATGGGCACCGCGCAGACGCAGTGGCTGCAGCAGCAGATGCAGGCCTCCGGCGCAACCTGGCAGGTGCTGGGCCAGCAGGTGCTGATGGGGCGCATGAACATTCCTGCCCCCATCCTCATGGAGACGCTGCAACCCGGCAGCGGCGTGACGGTCTCGCGCTACGCGGCCATCGCCGCCCAGGCGCAGTCGGCGCCGCAGACGCTCACGCCCGAGGAGCAGGCCATCCTGGCGCAGCCCGCCATCCCCTACAACCTGGACGCCTGGGACGGCTACCAAGCCGCGCGCGAGACGGTGCTGGGCATGGCCCGCGCCCTGAACAAGAACCTGGTGGTGCTGGCCGGCGACACGCACAACGCCTGGGCCAGCGAATTGCGCGACATGAGCGGCAACCCCGTGGGCGTGGAGTTCGCCACCTCCTCGGTCAGCTCCCCGGGCTTCGAGGAATACCTGCCCGGCGAGGACCCGGCCCTGCTGGCTGGCGCCCTGCTGCGACTGGTGGAGCCGCTCAAGTACTGCGACACGGCGCGCCGCGGCTACATGGTGGTGACCGCCACCGCCGCCGAGTGCCGGGCGCAATGGGTGTACGTGAACACCATCACCAGCCGCCAGTTCACGGCCAGCGCCGAGGCCACGCTGGCCGTGAAGGCCGGCGCACCGGGCCGGCTGGTACAGGGCTGA
- the hemL gene encoding glutamate-1-semialdehyde 2,1-aminomutase, whose protein sequence is MTHSTDRNQLLFDRAKALIPGGVNSPVRAFRAVGGTPRFIERAQGAYMWDANGQRFIDYIGSWGPMILGHGHPVVVQAVQEAALEGFSFGAPTEREVELAEEILRHVPSMEMIRLVSSGTEAGMSAIRLARGATGRSKIIKFNGCYHGHADSLLVKAGSGLATFGHATSAGVPPEVVQHTLVLEYNDVAQLDEAFALHGQDIACVIMEPIAGNMNFVRASVPFMQRARELCTQSGALLILDEVMTGFRVALGGAQSVYARALPGFKPDLTVLGKVIGGGMPLAAFGGPRAVMEQLAPLGPVYQAGTLSGNPVATACGLATLREIAKPGFYDALAARTRSLVEGLAGAADAAGVPFCADTEGGMFGFFLLPALPQNYPEVLKTDGARFNALFHGLLDGGVYIAPALYEAGFVSAAHTDQDIADTVAVAHDVLKKL, encoded by the coding sequence ATGACACACAGCACTGACCGCAACCAGCTCCTCTTCGACCGCGCCAAGGCGCTCATCCCCGGCGGCGTCAACTCGCCCGTGCGGGCGTTTCGCGCCGTGGGCGGCACGCCGCGCTTCATCGAGCGCGCCCAAGGCGCGTACATGTGGGATGCGAACGGCCAGCGCTTCATCGACTACATCGGCTCCTGGGGCCCGATGATCCTGGGCCATGGCCACCCGGTGGTGGTGCAGGCCGTGCAGGAGGCCGCGCTGGAAGGCTTTTCCTTCGGCGCGCCCACCGAACGCGAGGTGGAGCTGGCCGAAGAGATCCTGCGCCACGTGCCCTCCATGGAGATGATCCGCCTGGTCAGTTCCGGCACCGAGGCCGGCATGAGCGCCATCCGCCTGGCGCGCGGCGCCACCGGACGCTCGAAGATCATCAAGTTCAACGGCTGCTACCACGGCCATGCGGACTCGCTGCTGGTCAAGGCCGGCTCGGGCCTGGCCACCTTCGGCCACGCCACCAGCGCCGGCGTGCCGCCCGAGGTGGTGCAGCACACGCTGGTGCTCGAATACAACGACGTGGCGCAGCTGGATGAGGCCTTCGCGCTGCACGGCCAGGACATCGCCTGCGTGATCATGGAGCCGATTGCCGGCAACATGAACTTCGTGCGCGCCTCCGTGCCCTTCATGCAGCGCGCGCGCGAGCTGTGCACGCAAAGCGGTGCCCTCTTGATACTGGACGAGGTCATGACGGGCTTTCGCGTGGCCCTGGGCGGCGCGCAAAGCGTCTATGCCCGCGCGCTGCCCGGTTTCAAGCCCGACCTCACGGTGCTGGGCAAGGTCATTGGCGGCGGCATGCCGCTGGCGGCCTTCGGCGGCCCGCGCGCCGTCATGGAGCAGCTGGCGCCGCTCGGCCCCGTCTACCAGGCCGGCACGCTGTCGGGCAACCCGGTGGCCACGGCCTGCGGCCTGGCCACGCTGCGCGAGATCGCCAAGCCCGGCTTCTACGACGCCCTGGCCGCGCGCACGCGCTCGCTGGTCGAGGGGCTGGCAGGCGCCGCTGACGCGGCGGGCGTGCCGTTTTGCGCCGACACCGAGGGCGGCATGTTCGGCTTCTTCCTGTTGCCCGCACTGCCGCAGAACTATCCCGAGGTGCTCAAGACCGACGGCGCGCGCTTCAATGCGCTGTTCCACGGCCTGCTCGACGGCGGCGTGTACATCGCGCCGGCGCTGTACGAGGCCGGCTTCGTCAGCGCGGCCCACACCGACCAGGACATCGCCGACACCGTGGCCGTGGCGCATGACGTGCTCAAGAAGCTATAA
- the thiD gene encoding bifunctional hydroxymethylpyrimidine kinase/phosphomethylpyrimidine kinase has product MTPSPQSTPDEDDAAAGPVCVMTFNAGDASGAGGLAADIMAIAAVGGHPLAVVTGAYARDSAAILDHFPFDSDAVEEQARAALEDMPVHAIKVGFAGSPENLAVIAEITTDYADVPVISYMPDLSWWRDDLIDQYLDATAELLLPQTSVLVGSHSVLWRWLLPEWAGSASPTPRELAIAAAEHGVPYLLVTGVPLPDQHIDNVLTSPQAVLASGRFERIEATFTGAGDTLSATLTALVASGCDLGEALGEALSYLDGALECGFRPGMGHVLPDRMFWAQPEDDPEDDDTPATDPTDVAGFDLPPHDTQH; this is encoded by the coding sequence ATGACACCTTCCCCCCAGAGCACCCCCGACGAAGACGATGCTGCGGCCGGCCCGGTCTGCGTGATGACTTTCAACGCTGGCGACGCCAGCGGTGCGGGCGGACTGGCGGCCGACATCATGGCCATCGCCGCCGTGGGCGGCCACCCTTTGGCCGTGGTGACCGGCGCCTATGCGCGCGACAGCGCTGCCATCCTGGACCATTTCCCTTTCGACAGCGACGCTGTGGAGGAGCAGGCACGCGCGGCGCTGGAGGACATGCCTGTGCATGCCATCAAGGTTGGCTTCGCCGGCAGCCCGGAGAACCTGGCCGTGATCGCCGAGATCACCACCGACTACGCCGACGTGCCCGTCATCAGCTACATGCCTGACCTGTCGTGGTGGCGCGACGATCTGATCGACCAGTACCTGGACGCCACCGCCGAGCTGCTGCTGCCGCAGACCTCAGTGTTGGTTGGCAGCCACAGCGTGCTGTGGCGCTGGCTGCTGCCCGAGTGGGCCGGCAGCGCCAGCCCCACCCCGCGCGAGCTGGCCATCGCCGCCGCCGAGCACGGCGTGCCCTACCTGCTGGTGACCGGCGTACCCTTGCCCGACCAGCACATCGACAACGTATTGACCTCGCCCCAGGCGGTGCTGGCCAGCGGGCGCTTCGAGCGCATCGAGGCCACGTTCACCGGCGCCGGCGACACGCTCAGCGCCACCCTCACCGCCCTGGTGGCCAGCGGCTGCGACCTGGGCGAGGCACTGGGCGAGGCCCTGAGCTACCTGGACGGCGCCCTGGAATGCGGCTTTCGCCCCGGCATGGGCCACGTGCTGCCCGATCGCATGTTCTGGGCCCAGCCCGAGGACGACCCCGAAGACGACGACACCCCCGCCACCGACCCGACAGACGTGGCGGGCTTTGACTTGCCACCCCATGACACACAGCACTGA
- a CDS encoding rubredoxin has product MTDLTTWMCAVCGWLYDEAAGAPDHGLAPGTRWQDVPADWTCPECGAGKDAFEMVEI; this is encoded by the coding sequence GTGACCGACCTGACTACCTGGATGTGCGCCGTCTGCGGCTGGCTCTATGACGAGGCTGCCGGCGCGCCCGACCACGGTCTGGCCCCCGGTACCCGCTGGCAGGACGTGCCTGCCGACTGGACCTGTCCCGAGTGCGGCGCCGGCAAGGACGCCTTCGAGATGGTCGAGATCTGA
- a CDS encoding response regulator, translated as MATTTTAPTFRVLVVDDSNTIRRSAEIFLKQGGHEVLLADDGFDALAKVNDYQPQLIFCDILMPKLDGYQTCAIIKRNPRFADTPVVMLSSKDGVFDKARGRMVGCQEYLTKPFTKDQLLQVVQQFANAQQGVQ; from the coding sequence TTGGCTACGACGACAACCGCTCCCACGTTCAGGGTATTGGTGGTGGACGACAGCAACACCATCCGGCGCAGCGCCGAAATCTTCCTCAAGCAGGGCGGCCACGAGGTGCTGCTGGCCGACGACGGCTTCGACGCGCTGGCCAAGGTCAACGATTACCAGCCCCAGCTGATCTTCTGCGACATCCTCATGCCCAAGCTGGACGGCTACCAGACCTGCGCCATCATCAAGCGCAACCCGCGCTTTGCCGACACGCCGGTGGTCATGCTCTCGTCCAAGGACGGGGTGTTCGACAAGGCGCGCGGGCGCATGGTGGGCTGCCAGGAATATTTGACGAAGCCTTTCACCAAGGACCAGTTGCTGCAAGTGGTGCAGCAATTTGCCAACGCTCAACAAGGAGTGCAGTAA
- a CDS encoding response regulator, whose amino-acid sequence MPIRKVLVVDDSKTELMFLTDLLQKQGMQVRTAENADDALRRLAEEKPDLILMDVVMPGQNGFQLTRTISRDPQFADVPIIMCTSKNQETDRVWGMRQGARGYITKPVDAAELQAKIDSLG is encoded by the coding sequence ATGCCTATCCGCAAGGTTCTGGTCGTTGACGACTCGAAAACCGAACTGATGTTCCTCACCGACCTGCTGCAAAAGCAGGGCATGCAGGTGCGTACCGCCGAGAACGCCGACGACGCCTTGCGCCGCCTGGCCGAAGAAAAGCCCGACCTGATCCTGATGGACGTGGTCATGCCCGGCCAGAACGGCTTCCAGCTCACGCGCACCATCTCGCGCGACCCGCAGTTCGCCGACGTGCCCATCATCATGTGCACCAGCAAGAACCAGGAAACCGACCGCGTCTGGGGCATGCGCCAGGGCGCGCGCGGCTACATCACCAAGCCGGTCGATGCCGCAGAGCTGCAGGCCAAGATCGATTCCCTCGGCTGA
- a CDS encoding chemotaxis protein CheW, whose product MAKREALKELQTRLAVRLQAARSEGVSGSSWLAVQSGGRQLLLPLSQSGEIFPWSGVQPVPYTQPWFLGVANLRGALAGVVDLAALLGASAARSEQALAESSVLALNAGLEVNAALLVDRLAGLRGSEAFTASEPRGEGDAPYFGSTYIDAQGMRWQEIDLQALAQHPAFLSISA is encoded by the coding sequence ATGGCCAAACGTGAAGCGCTCAAGGAGCTCCAGACGCGCCTTGCCGTGCGCCTGCAGGCGGCAAGGTCGGAAGGCGTCTCCGGCTCCTCCTGGCTGGCGGTGCAGTCCGGCGGGCGGCAGCTGCTGCTGCCGCTGTCGCAATCCGGCGAAATCTTTCCCTGGAGCGGCGTGCAGCCCGTGCCTTATACGCAGCCCTGGTTCCTGGGGGTCGCCAACCTGCGCGGCGCCCTGGCGGGCGTGGTGGACCTGGCGGCCCTTCTGGGCGCGTCCGCGGCGCGCAGCGAGCAGGCGCTGGCCGAGTCCAGCGTGCTGGCGCTCAATGCCGGCCTGGAGGTCAATGCCGCGCTGCTGGTGGACCGGCTGGCCGGCCTGCGCGGGTCCGAGGCGTTCACGGCGTCCGAGCCACGCGGCGAGGGCGACGCCCCCTACTTCGGCAGCACCTACATCGATGCGCAGGGCATGCGCTGGCAGGAGATCGACCTGCAGGCCCTGGCGCAGCATCCCGCATTCCTGAGCATCAGCGCCTGA